Proteins encoded by one window of Xiphophorus couchianus chromosome 13, X_couchianus-1.0, whole genome shotgun sequence:
- the LOC114156273 gene encoding zinc fingers and homeoboxes protein 1, translating to MASRRKSTIPCMVPPQEAIDSDQEVEDVMDITDPEDSNDVAAVYSEVPVLSEDQAEDADVGQDVGSDPYLELNTAEGGYECKYCSFQTSELNLFTMHVDTEHPDVIINASYVCVECDYHTKSYDTLQAHNARLHPGEDNFTRTMVKRNNETIFQQTVNDLTFDGSFVKVEEDEAEEMSRKAIPLSKTPIMKIKSRQEPKKFATAHKLAVDDVIKVESDDEYDDSQEPPTLSPAPTPAASTPRIIPVSTPVQVQTIPQSIMVNSPNMLQIKGGSAGGSTVLPPGTLAQVLSALQNQHSTQTQLLIPISSIPTYNSAMDNNVLLVSAYNRFPYPSVSEIIGLSAQTKFSEEQIKVWFSAQRLKHGVSWTPEEVEEARRKKFNGTVQTIPQTITVIPANIGAATNGLQSIFQTCQIVGQPGLVLTQVAGSGSTVPVASPITLTVAGVPGKQPKAAEASAPESNAEVSASSASTSLSLDATATKPKKSKEQLAELKASYSRRQFATEEEISRLMEVTKLSKRAIKKWFSDTRYNQRNSRDHHSLLLSETSSSRAAFSGAGRAGRSSSTSFTENISGETLSDFTTAAINAPTTTPTTIVIDSSDDASDSSPTTANAPCSSGSTGETRVKFRHAFPDFTPQRFKEKTTEQLHILEASFEKSEMPSDEELSRLRAETKLTRREVDAWFTERRKTPLAALLKDSDTEIEEKVKSMTPVGSQETQITGHVGRKILKKTPLQLHILKKAFVHSQWPTSEEYDQMATKTGLPRTYIVNWFGDTRYACKNSNLKWYYLYQSGKVDEALNGAGKGQKKSRKRFRGWSRRTRRPYPCKRSPQDGVGVIKVKSGKTFLKDYYLKHRALNERDLDDLVTKSKMSYEQVRDWFSETTRKVEEGMEPFSDEEAEEDGEEEEEEDEAVTAECRDSEGEMEAKEQGEVASNDECIREEKEEDPNQEEEEEEDAVEEESEGVSYSQPQTEEQT from the exons ATGGCGAGCAGGAGAAAATCAACCATTCCCTGCATGGTTCCTCCTCAGGAAGCCATAGACTCAGATCAGGAGGTGGAGGACGTTATGGACATCACAGACCCTGAGGATAGCAACGACGTGGCTGCAGTTTATTCCGAGGTTCCTGTTCTGTCGGAGGATCAAGCCGAGGACGCTGATGTCGGGCAGGATGTCGGGTCAGACCCGTACTTGGAATTGAACACGGCAGAAGGGGGATACGAGTGCAAATACTGCAGCTTCCAGACTTCAGAGTTGAACCTGTTCACCATGCATGTGGACACAGAGCACCCCGATGTCATCATTAATGCCTCCTACGTGTGTGTGGAGTGTGACTACCACACTAAAAG CTATGACACACTTCAGGCCCACAATGCTCGGCTGCACCCAGGCGAGGACAACTTCACGCGGACGATGGTGAAGCGAAACAACGAGACCATCTTCCAGCAGACGGTCAACGATCTCACCTTCGACGGCAGCTTTGTCAAAGTGGAGGAGGACGAGGCGGAGGAAATGTCCCGCAAAGCCATCCCTCTCAGCAAAACACCCATCATGAAAATCAAAAGCAGACAGGAGCCTAAAAAGTTTGCCACGGCTCATAAGCTGGCCGTTGATGACGTCATAAAAGTAGAGAGCGATGACGAATACGACGACAGCCAGGAGCCGCCCACTCTGTCCCCAGCTCCGACTCCTGCTGCGTCCACCCCGCGTATCATCCCCGTCTCCACCCCTGTGCAGGTCCAGACCATCCCCCAGAGCATCATGGTTAACAGCCCCAACATGCTGCAGATTAAAGGGGGCTCTGCAGGAGGAAGCACTGTTCTGCCCCCGGGGACTTTGGCCCAGGTTCTGTCTGCCCTGCAGAACCAGCACAGTACCCAGACCCAGCTCCTGATCCCCATCAGCAGCATCCCCACCTACAATAGCGCCATGGACAACAACGTCCTGCTGGTCAGTGCTTACAACAG GTTTCCATATCCTTCGGTGTCAGAGATCATCGGCTTGTCGGCACAGACAAAGTTCAGTGAGGAGCAGATCAAAGTCTGGTTTTCTGCCCAAAGGCTCAAACATGGAGTCAGCTGGACACCAGAGGAG GTGGAGGAGGCAAGGAGAAAGAAATTTAACGGCACAGTTCAGACCATTCCCCAGACCATCACCGTCATCCCCGCCAACATCGGTGCAGCTACAAATGGACTGCAGTCCATATTTCAGACCTGTCAGATTGTTGGACAGCCAGGTCTTGTCCTCACTCAGGTGGCCGGCAGCGGGAGCACCGTCCCCGTAGCGTCTCCCATCACTTTGACTGTCGCTGGGGTGCCTGGAAAACAGCCCAAAGCAGCCGAAGCTTCAGCCCCTGAATCCAACGCAGAGGTTTCAGCTTCGTCTGCTAGCACGTCGCTCAGTTTGGATGCAACAGCTACCAAACCGAAGAAGTCCAAAGAACAGCTGGCAGAACTGAAAGCTAGCTACAGCAGGAGGCAGTTTGCCACGGAGGAGGAGATTTCAAGGCTCATGGAGGTCACCAAACTCTCCAAAAGGGCAATAAAGAAGTGGTTCAGCGACACACGTTACAACCAGAGAAACTCAAGGGATCACCACAGCTTGCTGCTGAGTGAAACTTCATCCAGCAGGGCAGCATTCTCAGGAGCAGGCAGAGCAGGGAGGAGCAGCAGCACCAGCTTTACTGAAAACATCAGTGGCGAAACACTGTCAGACTTCACCACCGCCGCAATCAATGCACCCACAACCACTCCCACCACTATTGTTATAGACTCTAGTGACGATGCCAGTGACTCTTCGCCCACCACTGCCAACGCTCCCTGTTCTTCCGGGTCAACAGGCGAAACGCGCGTCAAATTCCGCCACGCCTTTCCCGACTTTACGCCACAGAGGTTCAAGGAAAAAACTACAGAGCAGCTGCACATCCTGGAGGCCAGCTTCGAGAAATCAGAGATGCCTTCAGACGAGGAGCTGAGCCGGCTGCGTGCGGAAACCAAGCTGACGAGACGGGAGGTGGATGCCTGGTTCACGGAACGACGGAAAACGCCTTTAGCGGCGCTGTTAAAAGACAGCGATACAGAGATCGAGGAAAAGGTGAAATCCATGACGCCTGTTGGATCTCAGGAGACACAGATCACCGGCCATGTTGGGAGGAAAATCCTGAAGAAGACCCCACTGCAGCTTCATATTTTGAAGAAAGCCTTTGTTCACTCACAGTGGCCAACTTCTGAGGAGTACGATCAGATGGCGACGAAGACTGGCCTGCCGCGGACCTACATTGTCAACTGGTTTGGAGACACACGCTACGCCTGCAAAAACAGCAACCTGAAGTGGTACTACCTGTACCAGAGTGGCAAG GTGGACGAGGCATTGAATGGTGCAGGAAAAGGCCAGAAAAAGTCCAGGAAGCGGTTTCGTGGTTGGTCCAGGAGGACACGCCGGCCGTACCCCTGCAAGCGTTCTCCACAAGATGGCGTAGGAGTCATCAAG GTGAAGTCTGGAAAGACGTTTCTTAAGGATTACTACCTCAAGCACAGAGCTCTGAACGAAAGAGACCTGGACGATCTGGTGACAAAGTCCAAAATGAGCTATGAGCAAGTAAGAGACTGGTTCTCTGAGACCACCAGGAAGGTGGAGGAGGGAATGGAGCCATTCAGCGacgaggaggcagaggaggacggtgaggaggaggaagaagaggacgAGGCGGTGACAGCTGAGTGTAGAGACAGTGAAGGAGAAATGGAGGCAAAAGAACAAGGAGAGGTGGCCTCAAATGATGAATGCATaagggaagaaaaagaggaggacCCCAatcaggaagaggaagaggaggaggatgctGTTGAGGAGGAATCTGAAGGTGTCAGCTATTCACAGCCTCAGACTGAGGAGCAAACATGA